The genome window GGCGACCGAGGAGATGAGCCTGGGCAACTGCTCGGTCGCGGTCCCGGTGCGCGACGCGACCGGCTCCGTCGTCGCCGCGCTCGGCCTGGTCGCGCACAGCGTGCGGGCCGAGGTGGTCAAGCTGGTGAAGCCGCTGCTGCCCGCGGCGGAGTCGATCCGGCAGCGGCTGCTGGAGAAGGACCCGGCCTCCGACGGCATGCTTTCACCCTGATTTCCCCGACGTCACCTGAATGGAGGATCGCCGGGCTGAAGTCGAGTTGTCGCTCATCGACCAGTCACCGACCGCTGCCGTCCGCCGGTCGCAGAAGCCGCCGCCGCACCGCCTGTGAAAGCCGCTGAGCTGTTTTAGTCATCGGTACCACCACGCCAGTGGCCTTCGCAGTGCATCGAGGGAGGCGGAAGACCGTGACCGGAACGCCGGGACGTACCGCGATCGACAACGAGATTCGGGTCTGCTCGGCCCACGTGCGGTCACCGCTGGACTTACCGTCCTCCATAGGCAAGCTGGCCGAGCAGTCGGTGCGCGTGCTGGGCTGGTCCGGCAGCCTGCTGCCGCCGCTGAAGCTGCTGGGCAGGCACGTCGTGCCGGTGGCCGACCTGGTGCCCGACGCGCACGCCGAGCGGCTCTGCCTGGGCAGCGAACCGGTGCTGGACCGGGCCGAGATCGCCACCTGGGTCTGGCCGGAGATGGACGGCAGGGTGCCGCCGCCCGCCGCCAGGGTCACCGGCGTGCTCGCCCCCGCCCGGCACTGGCGCAGCGCCCTGACCGCGGCCGTGCCCTTCGCGCGGTTCACCAACACCGCGATCGTCGTGCCGCGCAGCGTCACCGTCGCGCCGGACTTCATGTCCACCTGCCTGATCCGCGCGCGGCAGTTCGGCATCGGCGTGCTCTCCGCCGACGGCGAGAGCGTGCAGAGCGAGCTGGAAGGCCGTTGCTTCGACGACCAGCCGCCGGTGGAGCACACCGCGGTCTCGCGCTGGATCAACGAGGTCGTCTACCAGCAACTGCTGGCCGTCGAGGTCCCGGCCCCGACCCGCGGCTGACGCGCCGCGAGCGCCGTCCGGCGGCGCTCGCCGGAACGCCGTCGAGCGCGACCGGGCGAGCACCGAACTAGGGTTGTCGGCATGCGAGTCGCGATAGCTGGTGGACACGGTCAGATCGCCCGGCTGCTCGGTGCGGCGCTCGCCGCGCGCGGGGACTCCGCGCTCGGCCTGGTGCGCAACCCCGAACACGAAGCCGACCTGCGCGCCGACGGGATCGTGCCGGTCGTCGCCGACCTGGAGCAGATCGGCACCGACGAACTCGCGAGGTACCTCGAGGGCTTCGACGCCGCGGTGTTCGCCGCCGGGGCCGGCCCGGGCAGCGGCGCGCAGCGCAAGGACACAGTGGACCGCGCGGCGTCGGCGCTGCTGGCCGACGCGTGCGAACGCGCGGGTGTGCGGCGCTTCGTCCAGGTGAGCGCGATGGGCACCGAAGGCCCGTACCCGCCCGACATCGGCGAGGTCTTCGCCGCCTACCTCGACGCCAAGGGCGCGGCGGAGCAGGACCTGCGCGAGCGCGACCTGGACTGGACGATCCTGCGGCCCGGCAGGCTGACCGACGACGCCCCGACCGGACGGGTCCGCATCGGCGCGTCGGTGGCGAGGGCCGAGATCACCCGCGCCGACGTCGCATCGGTCGTCATCGCGCTGCTCGACGAACCGGCATCGGTCCGCAAGGTCCTCGAAGCGGTCAACGGCGACACCCCGATCCCCGACGGCGTGCGGGCGGCCGTCGCCTGACGCTCACGCGCCGAGAACGCGGTCCAGGTAGGGGTTTCCGAACGCGCCGCCCGGGTCGACGGCCTTGCGCACCCGCAGGAAGTCGTCGAACCGCGGGTAGCGCGAGCGCAGCGCCGCGGCGTCGAGACGGTGCATCTTGCCCCAGTGCGGGCGCCCGCCGACCGAGGCGACGATCGACTCGAACGTCTCGAAGTAGTGCCGGTAGGGCATCCCGACGAACTGGTGGATGGCGACGTAGGCCGGCCGGCGCCGGTACGCGGTGGACATCCACACCTCGTCGGCGGCGGCGACCCGCACCTCGATCGGGAACATCACCGGGTGTTCGAGCGTGCCCACGGCCGAGCGCAGCTCGCCGATCACCGCACCGAGCTCCTCCACCGGCACCGCGTACTCCGACTCCACGAACCGCACGTCGCGCCGGGTCACGAACACCCGGTGCGAGCGGTCGCTGTAGGACCGGGCCGAGAGCACCGCGCCGGAGAGCCGGTTGAACGGGCGCACGGCCGCCGGGATGCGGCGGCCGATCCGGCACAGCGCGCCGAACAGCCGGTTCTCCACGATCTCGTACTCGACGAAGTGCCGCAGCCTTCCCAGCGGTTCCGGGCTGGTCCCGGCCGGCAGCCGGTTGTTGCGCTTGACCAGCGTGTTGGAGCTGTGCGGGAACCAGTAGAACTCGAAGTGGTCGTTGTCCCGCGCCAGCTCGTCGAACCGCTCCAGCACGCTGTCGAGACGCTCGGGGTGCTCGTCGGCGCTGAGGTCGAAGGCGGGCACGCAGCGCAGCGTCACGGTGTGGATCACGCCCAGCGCGCCGAGGCCGACCCGCGCGGCGGCGAACAGCTCCGGGTCTTCGGTAGCCGAGCAGCGGCGCAGCGAGCCGTCGGCCAGCAGCAGCTCCATCGCCTCGACCTGGGTGGCCAGGCCGCCGAGCTCGGCGCCGGTGCCGTGGGTGCCGGTGGAGATCGCCCCGGCGACGGTCTGCCGGTCGATGTCCCCGAGGTTGGCCATGGCCAGTCCGAGCTCGTCGAGCTCGCGGTTGAGCCGGTGCAGGGGCGTGCCGGCGCGGACGGTCACCAGTTCGCCGTCGACGCCCACCACGCCGGACCAGTGCGACAGGTCGAGCGCAACGCCGCCGTCGTCGGGCGCGCCGACCCCGGTGAAGGAGTGCCCGGTGCCGAGCGGGCGGACGCGCAGGCCGGCCTCGACGGCGGCCCGGATCTCCGACGCGGCCGCTTCGGCGTCGCGCGGTGCCGCGACCCGTGCCGGGTCGGCGGTCTCGGTGGCCGCCCAGTTCGTCCATCTGGTCACTGCGAGCCCTTTCCGGATGACACTCGGTGGGGAGAAATTATGTGAATATGATTCACATAACAAGGGTTGTCGGCCTACCGTGTGAAACGTGCTCAAGGCGCTCCCCGAGTCGCGACGACTCGACACGGCCACCCGCGAACTCGACCCGCCGTTCGCGGTGGCCGACCTCGCCGCGTTCCACCGCAACGCCGCCGACCTGGTGCGACGTGCGGCGGGACGACCGGTGCGGGTGGCCACCAAGTCGGTGCGATGCCGGGAACTGCTGCGCAGGACCCTGAAGACGCCCGGCTTCGCCGGCCTCATGTGCTACAGCCTCGCCGAGGCGCTCTGGCTGCACGGCGACGGCCTCAGCGAGGACGTCCTGGTCGCCTACCCGACGGCCGACCGGGCAGCGCTGCGCGAGCTCGCCGCACGTCCGGCGGCCGCGGCCGCCATCACGATCATGGTCGACTCGGTCGAGCACCTGGACCTGGTCGACGCCACCGCCGGAACGCGCCGCCCGGACATCCGGGTGTGCCTGGACGTCGACGCCTCCTGGCGGCCGCTGCCCGCCCTGCACGTCGGCACCCGGCGCTCGCCGGTGCACACCGCCGAGGACGCCCGGCGGCTCGCCGAGGCGATCGTGCGCCGAGCGGGGTTCCGGCTCGCGGGCCTGATGGCCTACGAAGGCCAGATCGCCGGGGTCGGCGACGCCCCGCCCGGCAACCCGCTGCGCGGGGCGGGGGTGCGGTGGATGCGGCGCCGGTCCGCCGCCGAGCTCGCCGGACGCCGGGCCGAGATCGTCACCGCGATCCGGGAACTGGCCGAGCTGGAGTTCGTCAACGGCGGCGGCACCGGCAGCATCGAGACCACCACCGCCGAGTCCGCCGTCACCGAGGTCGCTGCCGGGTCCGGGCTGGTCGGGCCGACCCTGTTCGACGCGTACCGGTCGTTCCGGCCGGAGCCCGCCCTGCTGTTCGCGCTGCCCGTCGTGCACCGCCCCGGCGGCCGGGTCGCGACGGTGTTCGGCGGCGGCTACATCGCGTCCGGGCCGGTCGGCGCCGACCGCGCACCGACCCCGTACCTGCCCGCGGGGTTGAAGCTGACCGCCGTCGAAGGCGCGGGCGAGGTGCAGACGCCGGTCGCCGGGCCCGCCGCCCGGCGGCTGCGCCTGGGCGACCGGGTCTGGTTCCGCCACGCCAAGGCCGGCGAGCTCGCCGAGCGGTTCAACGAGTACCACCTGGTCGAGGGCGACCGGGTGGCGGACTCGGTGCCCACCTACCGCGGGGAGGGCAGATCCTTCGGTTGATCATCGGGCAGCCGGTTGGCCAGGTAGCCCCGGACCAGCTCCCGCGCCTCGGTGACCAGCGTCGGGTCGCCGCCGGGGTCGCGGCGGAAAGCCAGGTGCAGCACCGCGTCGGCGGCCTCCACCGCCACCGACAGCGGCAGCATCAGCTCGGCGGCGTCCAGGTCGAACTCGGCGGCGATCAGGGAGGTCAGCTTCTCGGCGATGACAGTGTTGTTGTCCTTGCTCGCGTCGAGCAGCCGCAGGTCCACGACGTCGCCGAAGTGCAGGCGGCTGAATCCGGGAACCTCGCGGTGCATGGTCATGTAGACGTCGAAGACGGCGTCCACGGCGTCCCACCAGTGCGCCATCTCGACGCCCTCGAAGCGCGCCGAGACAGTGCGGACGAAGCGGTCCAGGTTGCGGAGGGTCAGCTCCTGCACCACGGCGCGTTTGTCGGGGAAGAACTGGTAGAGCGAGCCGACCGCCACGCCCGCCCGCTCGGCGATCAGCGTCGTCGACAGCCCGTCGTAACCGACCTCGTCGATGAGTTGGGCACAGGCTTCGAGCATCTTCTCGACCCGCTGGGCGCTGCGTTGCTGAACCGGCTTGCGGCGCAGGGGCGCTACTTCGGTGGGCAAGGCGACTCCTTGATCATGTTCTTGACCATCTTGCCGACCACGACCGTGACTCTCTTTCAGGGGAGCCCTTCCATCGTCGCCGAGGGGCGGAGCCCGGCGGTCTGGTGCACCGGGACCCGGCTGTCCCGATGCTTCAAGTCTCTCGTTCCGGCACTGTTCGCGCCCTGCGGACATGCCGAAACCTATATCAGCCGGTCGGGTGTTTCACCCGCCAACGCCTTGACCGCGACCGCGGAGCCGTTCCGCAGGTGTCGAGCCGCTTTCGCCGCCCGCGCGGGGCCGGAGCGGCCGGGAGGGCATATGCATTCGGTCACGTTGCCAGTGCGAACGGTCACTATCTAGCGTGTTCGAGTCTTCTCGGTCCGCGACAGAAGGGTCATCGTGGGTAACTGCGGCGCCGCCTCTCGATCTTCCGGCCCCCCTCGTGCTGTGCTCATGCGTAGGACACCGGCCGGGGCCACCCGGCAAGCGCCGCCCGGCCCGCGGCTCGCGGCCGCCCGGGCAGGCTCGCGGCGCGCCCGGTGACCGCGTCGCAGGCCCTCGCCCGCCGGGGGGCACCGACACGAGGAGAGCGCCCGTTGGACGGTTGGCGTCGACGGGACCTGTGGTCCCCGTTGGCGGTCGCGGAGGCCAACGCCATGCTTCGCGACGGCGCCTACGGGCTCCGGGTCGAGCCGGCACCGTGGCGGCTGACCGGACCCGGCGCAGGCGTCGGGCTGCCGCTGGGTGACGAGCCGACCTGGGGCGACCTGTACCGCGCGTTGGTCAGGTTGCGGCGGACCCGGCGAACGCACGATCCGGCCTGGCTGCACCGGTTGACCCGGACGCTGTCGGGCGAGGTGCCCGCCGCGGGCGCGACCCGCTGGGTCGTGGTGCCTCCGGGACGGCTGGAGCGGCTGACGGCCGGCTGCGGCACCGACCTCCGCCACTTCCTCGCCCCGCTGGTGGCGTCGGACGGCTCGACGCTGTTCCCCGCCACCGGCGGCGGGGTGGAGCGACCGGACCTCGTCGTCGACGACAACGGCGGGGTGATCACCGTCCGGGGCGAGGCCGGCCCGCCGGTCCGGTTGCGCGCCACCGACCTCGGTGCCGCGCGCAGCCAGCTGAGCAACTGGTCCGCGCTGGCGGCCGCGGTGGAGTCCGACCCGGTGCTGCGGATGCACTGCGCCGCGCAGGCCGTACCGGGGGCACTGGCCGACGCCGACTCCGCGCTGCTGCTGCAGGGCATCGAGCCCTCGCCGAGACACCCCGGGCATCCCGGCGGCACCGTCGTCGCGGGTCTGCCCGCACTGCTGCGTCCGACCGCCGGCGGCCGGGCCGGGCTGCTGCGGATGGTGATCGAGAACCGCTTCGAGCACCGGGAGGACGAGCTCGGCTACTTCCTCGACCACCTGGTCCGGCCGCTGCTGCGGACGTTCCGCCTGGCGCTCGACGACCACCGGCTCGCGTTGCTCTCGCTGGACCCCGACGGTGCCGGGTTCGAGCTGTCGACGGAGTTACAGCTCACCGGACGCGCGGTGGTCACCGACCTCGGCGAGGTCCGGCCGGAGCCGACCGGGGCCGAGGTCACCGCGGCCGCCGACGGGCTCACCCGCACGCTCGACGAGCTGACCGCCGGTTTCGCCGCGATCGGCTTCGCGGGCGGACGGCACCGGCACGAGGCGGTGCGAGCGGCGGTCGAGGAGGTGACGGCGGAGGAGCTGCGGTTCCTGCGGCCGCGCACGGCCGAGCTGCTCTCCGGCGACCACGGCCTGCGCGACTTCGCGCACAGCGTGCCGGAGGACCAGGACCGGGTGCTCAAGGAAGTGCTGCGCGTCGTCGAGGAGCGCACGCGCAAGCGGCGCTGGGACCGCGATTTGCCGCAGCCCGTGGTCGTCATCGACCTCGACATGTGCGGGATCGTGCCGCTGCGGCGGACGCTCGACGCGGCCCGCGCGGTCTGCGGACCGCGCCCGGGTGCGCCCGAGGGCATCATCGAGCTCGCCCGGCCGGGTTCGCTGCCGGTGCTGCCCAACTTCTCCGAATCGGCCTGGGACAACTTCGTCGACCTCAGCGGGCTGGGCCGCAAGTACCCGGCGGTGGACTGGCGGCAGGTGCACGCCGAGTTCTTCCACGCGTTCTCCCGGCCCTGGGAGCGGCTGCGGACCGACACCGTCAGCCCCGGCCTCGCGCGGTTCGTGTGGGACGTCCACGACGGCGGCGGCCGCGTGGTGTTCTGCACTGGCCGCCGCGAACGCGTGCGCGCCCAGACCGAGGAGGTGCTCGCGGCGGCGGGCGTGCCGGAAGCGGCGCTGCTGTGCATGCCCGACGACCGCACCAGGCCGATCTCCGAGCTGAAGGCGGAGAAGCTGCGCGAGCTCGGCGACATCGACGTCGTCGCGGTCTTCGACGACCTGCTGCGCAACCGCGTCGCGCTCACCGGGGAGTTCGCCGGGGCCAGGGCGGTGGCGGTGGAGATCCCGGGGATGGCCACCGAACGGCGGCCGGGGCAGCAGGCCGGCGACCAGGCGCCGGTGATCTCGACGTTCGAGACGATCCCGCGCCGTGCCGCACCGAGCCTGTCCAACACGCACTCGCTGGAGGAGCTGCAGATCGGCGCCATGCGGCGCAACCGGCTCTCGCGCGACTGGGCGGTGCACCTCAGCGAGCGGGAGACGCTTTCGCTGGTCGGTTCGGTGCTCGCCGACGCCGACCGCTCGGCGGCCAGGACCGCGCGCGGTGCGCGCGTGAAGTTCGGTCTCGACCAGGGCGAGCCCGGGTTCGAGCAGGTCATCCGGGCGCTGCACCACGTGTTCACGCGCAAGCAGTTCCTCAAGGGCTCGCGGTCGAACTACCGGTGGGAGGACATGCTCCGCGACGCCGGCCCGTTCGTCTCCCGCGACCAGCCGCTGGAGATCGTGCTGCTGGGCTTCCCGGTCAAGCAGTGCCTGAACCGGCTCAAGGCGTTCGGTCCGCTGCCCGACCTCGCCGAGCTGGGCGGGCTGGCGCGGCTGCGGGAGCTGCGGAACGCGGTGCGGGCGGTCCACCCGCCCGGCGTGCACTTCAACATCCTCACCGACGGCAGGCACTTCCGGCCCCGCCCCGCCGCCATCACCGACGCCTACAGCCGCAAGCTGCGCGAGTACGTGCGGCTGGTCGGCATCGACGACTGCACGACGGTCGAGGAGATCGACACCGTCGCCCGGCAGCGGCTCGGCCCCGACCTGCCCGCTCGGCGCTCGGCGCGGCTCGCGCGGTACCGCGCCGAGATCTACCAGGTGCTCCAGGGCTTCGACATCACCGCCAACCCGCTGCGCACGCTCGACGAAGTCGATCAACGGGTGTCCAGGATGGACGGAGAGCTGGGCGAGGCCATGCGCCTTTTCCGGGAGATGCTGATGTCGGTGGTGTACTCGGTGCCGGTGACCGCACCGGCCGGCGTCGACCGGCTCACCTGGTCGACGCTGGTCTACGCCGACCTCTACAACCCGGCCGACCCGGCGGTGCCGGAGCAGGTCCGGCGGGCGCGGGCCGCGGTGCTGAGCCGGGCGTGGCACACCGTCGTCCGCTACGTGGCGACGCTGCGGGTGGACGAGGCACTCGGCTACGAGGATCTGTTCCCGGACCGGGTGCGGCTGACCGTCAGCGCGGCCCGTCCCGGCCGCTGCGGCTTCACCTACCTCGGCGGGTCGGGCCTGCTGCCGTGGCAGGGCACCGGTGTGCTCGACCCCCGCGGGCACGTGGCCGTCGACTTCGCGATCGCCGTGCTGGACCAGGGTTTCGTCCCGGTGTACTCACCGCTGCTCGGACCCCGCCAGCCCTGGATGATGGTCCCGGCGCAGCACACCAGGCCGTCGGCGTCCGGCGGGCTGCGCCTGGACGACGCCCTCGCCGAACGCGTCCGCCTGCGGCGCAAGTAGCCCGCACGGCCGAACGGCCCCGGCACAAGCGAAAGGCCCCGGTACTCGTCCGGGGAAACGAGTGCCGGGGCCTTTTTCACACTCCGCGTCCGGGTCGGGGAGGACGGATGCGGAGAGGCTTGGAAATCCGCGAACCGGTACCGGTCGGGGGAGGGGAGTGCTTCGGCACCGGTCCGCGGATGTCTGCGGTCCGCCCGGCCTGGCGGCCGTCGGCGGAGTTCCACTGTGGAGTTGGAGGTCGATGTGGTGGCCGACGACCGCGATGCCGAGGTCGGGGGTTCACGACGTCCACGTTCGTCGGCCACCACGAGGCGGTTTCTCGGTCTGGTTCCGGGTCGGGGAGGAGGATGTTGCTTCCGGGACCGAGACCGCCGGCTTTACGGCACCGGCGCCACCTCGCGCAGAGCGTGCGCGGGGCGCAGGTGCCGTGCGGGACGAGGCGCCAGGGCGCCGCTCACCAGGTGCTCGTAGGCCGAGCGCCACACCGTGCAGGGTGCCTTGCACGGGCGCCAGCGGCTCGAGCACTCCGGGCAGTTGCCCTTCTCGTCGGCGTCGTGAGCGGAGAGCAGCGTGCGCCACCCCTCGGTCAACCGAGGAAGCTCGGAGCGCGCCACGGCGAGCAGGGAAGGGGCGTCCGCGCGGTTCGCCAGCTCGGAGAGCACGTCGAGCCGCTCCCACACCGCGTTGCGCAGCACCTGTCCCAGTATCTCGTCCACCGCAACCTCACCGTCACTTTCTCGCCTGCTCAGCGGCGGCCCGCAGCGCGGTGCTCAGCTCACCGGCTCCGCCGGTGGAAAGCACTGCGGTCTCGCCTGGCGGTCCGACGAGAACCACCTTGTCCCGGTTCACCAGCACGGTGAGGTCCCGCGGCGCGTTGGTCGCGTCCCGACAGTGGAACCGCCACCACCTGGTGCGGTCGCCCGCACCACCGGAGGACTCGGCCGGACCGGCCGGGTCTCCCTGCTGCTCGGTGCTGTCCACGGTCGTTGGGGTTCCTCTCCGTACCCGGTTGCTTACCCACGACTAGATTGATGCGAGTCGGGCCACTTCGCCTAGTCGGTAGGCGACGACCGGGCCGACGGCGACGACGAGCGGTCGGCGGACTTCACCCCCGCCGATCACCTCCGACGAAGAGCACTTCACCGACTTGCGGGAGTGCCCTTACTCTGCGACCAACGCCCGTCAGTGCGTGAGGGGGTCCAAATGAACATCATCGGTTCGAGCGGCTCGCCCGTTACACCCGACGTGTGGAACGAGCGACCGATGCGAGACGCCCTGGCGAACCGGAACATCAGCGAGGTCTACAAGCAGCTTCGCAGGCACGGTGTTTCGCAACGCCAGATCGCGGCCTCCACCGGGCAGTCGCAGTCCGAGGTGTCCGAGATCCTCAAGGGTCGGCAGGTCATGGCATACGACGTGCTGGCCCGCATCGCAGACGGGCTGGGAATACCGAGGGGGTACATGGGCCTCGCCTACGACGGGGCGACGGCAGTGAGGGTCGCTAACTCGACCAGCGACTCCCAGGCTGAGGAGGACGAGTCGGTGAAGCGTCGGAAGTTTCTGTCCCATGCCGCGGCTGTCACCATGGGTGCGGCCGTCTTCGGCGCCGAGGAGAGCAACTGGGTGCCCGCAAGCGCCCAGACGCCGGCCCCGGCCCGCATCGGCATGACCGACGTGCAACAGATCCAGGCCGCGACGAAGGCGTTGCGAGACCTCGACTACCGCTACGGCGGAGGTACCTGTCGCGACGCGGTGGTCGCCCAGCTCTCATGGGCGCAGCAACTGCTCGAGGCCACGGCGACCGACCAGGTGCGCAGGAAGCTGTTCGTGTCGCTGGCCGACATGCACAGCCTGGCCGGTTGGACCTCGTTCGACACCGGCCTGCTCGACCCCGCCCGCGGGCACTTCGGCAAGGCGCTGGAGTTCGCCAAGCAGGCCGAGGACGACAGCCTGGTGGCGAGCGTGCTCTACCGGATGGGCCGGGTCTACCTGCACTACCAGGAGCCCAACGAGGCCCTGAAGTTGTTCCAGCTGGGCCAGATCGCGGCCCAGGAGTCCGGCTCGGCGCTCACCGTGGCCGTGCTGTGCGCCAACGAGGCGTGGGCCTACGGCATGCTCAACAAGCCCGACCAGGTGCAGAAGATGGTCGGGCGCACCAAGGACGAGTTCGCCAGGGCCGACGTCAACGACGCCCCGGACTGGGTCCGGTTCTTCACCGAGAACGATCTGCACGGCATGATCGGCTCCGCCAACGACGCGCTCGCCGTGTTCGACCCGGACCGCTATGCCCCGATCGCGGTGGCCGAGACCATCAAGTGCAACGAGGCCTACGGCGCGGACATGCAACGCACCCACGTGTTCGGGCTCAGCCTGCAGGCCACCAACCACATCCGGGCCGGTGACCTGCAGCAGGGCATCAAGGTCGGCAGGACCGCGCTGGCGATCGGCGAGAAGGTCAAGTCCGCCAGGGTCTCCGACCGGCTGCGGCCGCTCGAGCTGGAGGCGGGAAGGCACCGGATGAACTCCGACGCCCGCGACCTCTCCGAGGAGATCCGGCGGTTCCGCGAATTGTGAGGGCCGGAGCTCGCCGGGCGGACGCCCCCGGCGGCGGCGCGGGCGGTCCCGCGCCGCGCCGGGGGCAGGCGGCCGGGGCTCCGCCCGGGCAGGCATCGGTTGGCTGATGATGAGTTTCCAGACACGCTCCATGGAGGACGGCCGGTACACCCG of Saccharopolyspora erythraea contains these proteins:
- a CDS encoding NAD(P)H-binding protein, translating into MRVAIAGGHGQIARLLGAALAARGDSALGLVRNPEHEADLRADGIVPVVADLEQIGTDELARYLEGFDAAVFAAGAGPGSGAQRKDTVDRAASALLADACERAGVRRFVQVSAMGTEGPYPPDIGEVFAAYLDAKGAAEQDLRERDLDWTILRPGRLTDDAPTGRVRIGASVARAEITRADVASVVIALLDEPASVRKVLEAVNGDTPIPDGVRAAVA
- a CDS encoding D-arabinono-1,4-lactone oxidase; the protein is MTRWTNWAATETADPARVAAPRDAEAAASEIRAAVEAGLRVRPLGTGHSFTGVGAPDDGGVALDLSHWSGVVGVDGELVTVRAGTPLHRLNRELDELGLAMANLGDIDRQTVAGAISTGTHGTGAELGGLATQVEAMELLLADGSLRRCSATEDPELFAAARVGLGALGVIHTVTLRCVPAFDLSADEHPERLDSVLERFDELARDNDHFEFYWFPHSSNTLVKRNNRLPAGTSPEPLGRLRHFVEYEIVENRLFGALCRIGRRIPAAVRPFNRLSGAVLSARSYSDRSHRVFVTRRDVRFVESEYAVPVEELGAVIGELRSAVGTLEHPVMFPIEVRVAAADEVWMSTAYRRRPAYVAIHQFVGMPYRHYFETFESIVASVGGRPHWGKMHRLDAAALRSRYPRFDDFLRVRKAVDPGGAFGNPYLDRVLGA
- a CDS encoding amino acid deaminase/aldolase; translated protein: MLKALPESRRLDTATRELDPPFAVADLAAFHRNAADLVRRAAGRPVRVATKSVRCRELLRRTLKTPGFAGLMCYSLAEALWLHGDGLSEDVLVAYPTADRAALRELAARPAAAAAITIMVDSVEHLDLVDATAGTRRPDIRVCLDVDASWRPLPALHVGTRRSPVHTAEDARRLAEAIVRRAGFRLAGLMAYEGQIAGVGDAPPGNPLRGAGVRWMRRRSAAELAGRRAEIVTAIRELAELEFVNGGGTGSIETTTAESAVTEVAAGSGLVGPTLFDAYRSFRPEPALLFALPVVHRPGGRVATVFGGGYIASGPVGADRAPTPYLPAGLKLTAVEGAGEVQTPVAGPAARRLRLGDRVWFRHAKAGELAERFNEYHLVEGDRVADSVPTYRGEGRSFG
- a CDS encoding TetR family transcriptional regulator; amino-acid sequence: MPTEVAPLRRKPVQQRSAQRVEKMLEACAQLIDEVGYDGLSTTLIAERAGVAVGSLYQFFPDKRAVVQELTLRNLDRFVRTVSARFEGVEMAHWWDAVDAVFDVYMTMHREVPGFSRLHFGDVVDLRLLDASKDNNTVIAEKLTSLIAAEFDLDAAELMLPLSVAVEAADAVLHLAFRRDPGGDPTLVTEARELVRGYLANRLPDDQPKDLPSPR
- a CDS encoding L-tyrosine/L-tryptophan isonitrile synthase family protein — its product is MDGWRRRDLWSPLAVAEANAMLRDGAYGLRVEPAPWRLTGPGAGVGLPLGDEPTWGDLYRALVRLRRTRRTHDPAWLHRLTRTLSGEVPAAGATRWVVVPPGRLERLTAGCGTDLRHFLAPLVASDGSTLFPATGGGVERPDLVVDDNGGVITVRGEAGPPVRLRATDLGAARSQLSNWSALAAAVESDPVLRMHCAAQAVPGALADADSALLLQGIEPSPRHPGHPGGTVVAGLPALLRPTAGGRAGLLRMVIENRFEHREDELGYFLDHLVRPLLRTFRLALDDHRLALLSLDPDGAGFELSTELQLTGRAVVTDLGEVRPEPTGAEVTAAADGLTRTLDELTAGFAAIGFAGGRHRHEAVRAAVEEVTAEELRFLRPRTAELLSGDHGLRDFAHSVPEDQDRVLKEVLRVVEERTRKRRWDRDLPQPVVVIDLDMCGIVPLRRTLDAARAVCGPRPGAPEGIIELARPGSLPVLPNFSESAWDNFVDLSGLGRKYPAVDWRQVHAEFFHAFSRPWERLRTDTVSPGLARFVWDVHDGGGRVVFCTGRRERVRAQTEEVLAAAGVPEAALLCMPDDRTRPISELKAEKLRELGDIDVVAVFDDLLRNRVALTGEFAGARAVAVEIPGMATERRPGQQAGDQAPVISTFETIPRRAAPSLSNTHSLEELQIGAMRRNRLSRDWAVHLSERETLSLVGSVLADADRSAARTARGARVKFGLDQGEPGFEQVIRALHHVFTRKQFLKGSRSNYRWEDMLRDAGPFVSRDQPLEIVLLGFPVKQCLNRLKAFGPLPDLAELGGLARLRELRNAVRAVHPPGVHFNILTDGRHFRPRPAAITDAYSRKLREYVRLVGIDDCTTVEEIDTVARQRLGPDLPARRSARLARYRAEIYQVLQGFDITANPLRTLDEVDQRVSRMDGELGEAMRLFREMLMSVVYSVPVTAPAGVDRLTWSTLVYADLYNPADPAVPEQVRRARAAVLSRAWHTVVRYVATLRVDEALGYEDLFPDRVRLTVSAARPGRCGFTYLGGSGLLPWQGTGVLDPRGHVAVDFAIAVLDQGFVPVYSPLLGPRQPWMMVPAQHTRPSASGGLRLDDALAERVRLRRK
- a CDS encoding helix-turn-helix domain-containing protein yields the protein MRDALANRNISEVYKQLRRHGVSQRQIAASTGQSQSEVSEILKGRQVMAYDVLARIADGLGIPRGYMGLAYDGATAVRVANSTSDSQAEEDESVKRRKFLSHAAAVTMGAAVFGAEESNWVPASAQTPAPARIGMTDVQQIQAATKALRDLDYRYGGGTCRDAVVAQLSWAQQLLEATATDQVRRKLFVSLADMHSLAGWTSFDTGLLDPARGHFGKALEFAKQAEDDSLVASVLYRMGRVYLHYQEPNEALKLFQLGQIAAQESGSALTVAVLCANEAWAYGMLNKPDQVQKMVGRTKDEFARADVNDAPDWVRFFTENDLHGMIGSANDALAVFDPDRYAPIAVAETIKCNEAYGADMQRTHVFGLSLQATNHIRAGDLQQGIKVGRTALAIGEKVKSARVSDRLRPLELEAGRHRMNSDARDLSEEIRRFREL